A window of the Maylandia zebra isolate NMK-2024a unplaced genomic scaffold, Mzebra_GT3a scaffold01, whole genome shotgun sequence genome harbors these coding sequences:
- the LOC106674597 gene encoding E3 ubiquitin-protein ligase TRIM21-like: MSAASNLRSEDQFLCSICLDVFTDPVTTSCGHNFCKTCISQHWDMNQSCQCPMCKETFYTRPQLKINTLFSEMVAQFRREAQQKASSSSSEQQAAKPGEVPCDVCTGTRLKALKSCLVCQTSYCQTHLEPHLTVKRLKRHQLIDAVENLEGRMCTKHDNLLQLFCKTDQTCVCMLCSVLDHKNHEFVPLREEYEGKKAELEKTEAEIQQMIQKRRLKIQEITESVKMSKDAADRQKAEGVQVLTALMESVERRLKELMKEIEDKQEATEKQAEGLIKDLEQEISELMERSSEVEQLSRSEDHLHLLQSFSSLKAAPPSKDWTEVRVHPPSYEGTVGRAVAQLEETVWKLMKKKLLEAELQRVQQHEVDVTLDPDTAHPNLILSDDGKQVYCGDVRKNLPDNPERFSQCVNVLGEQSFSSGRFYFEVQVKGKTDWDLGVATESINRKGNITLRPQDGFWTVWLRNGNEYKACASPLVPLCLHPGPEKVGVFVDYEEGLVSFYDVGAAALIYSFTGCSFTHKLHPYFSPCPNYGGKNSAPLIICPVNQTDQRLILFDE; the protein is encoded by the coding sequence ATGTCTGCTGCCAGCAATCTGCGATCTGAAGATCAGTTTCTGTGCTCCATCTGTCTGGATGTGTTCACTGATCCAGTCACTACATCATGTGGACACAACTTCTGCAAAACCTGCATCAGTCAGCACTGGGACATGAATCAGAGCTGTCAGTGTCCCATGTGTAAAGAGACTTTCTACACTCGACCTCAGCTGAAGATCAACACTTTGTTCTCTGAGATGGTTGCTCAGTTCAGACGTGAAGCTCAGCAgaaagccagcagcagcagctcagagcaACAAGCTGCCAAACCAGGAGAAGTTCCCTGTGACGTCTGCACTGGAACCAGACTGAAGGCCCTGAAGTCCTGCCTGGTGTGTCAGACCTCCTACTGTCAGACTCACCTGGAGCCTCATCTGACAGTGAAACGTCTGAAAAGACATCAGCTGATTGATGCTGTGGAGAACCTGGAAGGCAGGATGTGCACGAAGCACGATAACCTTCTGCAGCTGTTCTGTAAGACCGACCAGACATGTGTCTGCATGCTCTGCTCTGTTTTAGACCACAAGAACCACGAGTTTGTTCCTCTGAGAGAAGAATATGAAGGAAAGAAGGCAGAGCTGGAGAAGACAGAGGCTGAGATTCAGCAGATGATCCAGAAGAGACGACTGAAGATTCAGGAGATCACAGAGTCGGTGAAGATGAGTAAAgatgctgcagacagacagaaagcagaagGTGTTCAGGTCCTCACGGCTCTGATGGAGTCTGTTGAGAGACGCCTGAAGGAGCTCATGAAGGAGATCGAAGACAAACAGGAAGCTACAGAGAAACAGGCTGAAGGTCTCATCAAAGATCTGGAACAGGAAATCTCTGAGCTGATGGAGAGAAGCTCTgaggtggagcagctctcaCGCTCTgaagaccacctccacctcctccaaagCTTCTCCTCCCTGAAAGCTGCTCCACCCAGCAAGGACTGgacagaggtcagagttcatCCACCATCATATGAGGGGACTGTGGGGAGAGCTGTGGCTCAGCTGGAGGAGACAGTCTGGAAACTCATGAAGAAGAAGCTGTTAGAGGCTGAGCTGCAGAGGGTGCAGCAGCATGAGGTGGATGTGACTCTGGATCCTGATACAGCTCATCCTAATCTCATCCTGTCTGATGATGGAAAACAAGTGTACTGTGGTGATGTGAGGAAGAATCTTCCAGACAACCCAGAGAGATTTTCTCAGTGTGTTAATGTTTTAGGAGAGCAGAGTTTCTCTTCAGGCAGATTTTACTTTGAGGTTCAGGTTAAAGGAAAGACTGACTGGGATTTAGGAGTGGCCACAGAGTCGATCAACAGGAAGGGAAACATCACACTGAGACCTCAGGATGGTTTCTGGACTGTGTGGCTGAGAAATGGAAATGAGTACAAAGCTTGTGCTTCCCCTCTCGTCCCCCTCTGTCTCCATCCTGGTCCTGAGAAGGTGGGGGTGTTTGTGGATTATGAGGAGGGTCTGGTCTCCTTTTATGATGtaggtgctgcagctctgatctaCTCCTTTACTGGCTGCTCCTTCACTCACAAACTCCACCCATACTTCAGTCCCTGTCCTAATTATGGAGGTAAAAACTCTGCACCTCTGATCATCTGTCCTGTCAATCAAACTGATCAACGACTGATTTTATTTGATGAATGA